A DNA window from Boseongicola sp. contains the following coding sequences:
- a CDS encoding GDSL family lipase — translation MRRILCYGDSNTFGTGPMETLLDQPSFSKSQRWAGVMAEELGGDWDVVVEGLPGRTTALDDPIEGWYLNGRHLLKPTLLTHAPIDLLIICLGTNDTQQRYGMGTQEIALGVARLLQDSAALNVVDKTLVVCPPPVRELGDLAEIFSGAERRSQGLPKQMERFSTVHGAAFLDAGDHIEVHETDGVHWGLESHSVLGGVVAKKVQEMFA, via the coding sequence ATGCGACGCATACTGTGCTATGGCGACAGCAATACATTTGGCACTGGCCCGATGGAAACTTTGTTGGATCAGCCTTCATTCTCAAAAAGCCAGCGCTGGGCGGGCGTGATGGCCGAAGAATTGGGCGGCGACTGGGATGTTGTTGTCGAAGGCTTGCCGGGGCGGACGACCGCATTGGATGACCCCATCGAAGGCTGGTATCTGAACGGGCGGCATCTATTGAAACCGACGCTTCTAACGCACGCGCCCATAGACCTGCTCATAATCTGCCTGGGAACCAACGACACACAGCAACGCTACGGAATGGGCACGCAGGAAATCGCTCTTGGGGTGGCCCGGTTGTTGCAAGATTCGGCCGCGCTGAACGTCGTGGACAAAACTCTGGTTGTCTGCCCGCCGCCGGTGCGGGAATTGGGTGATCTGGCCGAAATTTTCTCGGGTGCTGAGCGCCGCTCGCAGGGATTGCCAAAACAGATGGAGCGGTTTTCGACGGTTCACGGTGCCGCGTTTTTGGATGCCGGTGATCACATCGAAGTTCACGAGACCGACGGCGTTCACTGGGGATTAGAGAGTCATAGTGTTCTAGGCGGTGTCGTTGCCAAAAAGGTGCAGGAGATGTTTGCGTGA
- a CDS encoding carnitine 3-dehydrogenase — protein sequence MPKAAIIGGGVIGGGWAARFLLNGWNVSVFDPDPQAQRKVGEVLDQARWALPMLYDRTLPAEGKLHFADSLEDAVDEAAFVQESVPERLDLKRGIYAQIEAANSTAPIGSSTSGFKPSELRAGMSFGGRLVVAHPFNPVYLLPVVEVVSGSEASHDHVAATTEILGSIGMHPIEIKKEIDGHVADRLLEAVWREALWLINDGIATTEEIDDAIRFGFGLRWAQMGLFETYRIAGGEGGMAHFIAQFGPALKWPWTKLMDVPELSEALIEAISEQSDSQSGHMTIRELERLRDSNLVAMMRALKLRGSAAGKLIAEHEVSLPKPASKERSLTTVHRVIPIDWTDYNGHMNESRYGQVFSDAADETMAQIGADADYIASGFSYFTVETTVKYLLETHAGEMIGVETLIKEGQGKKLRLSHQMTRHDDGEVLATCDQLLLHVSLNTRRTCDPQPEIQVKLAEFVARYGGAK from the coding sequence ATGCCTAAGGCGGCCATAATCGGCGGTGGTGTTATTGGCGGGGGCTGGGCTGCGCGGTTCTTGCTAAACGGCTGGAATGTTTCGGTGTTCGACCCCGATCCGCAGGCGCAAAGAAAAGTTGGTGAAGTTCTGGATCAGGCGCGCTGGGCATTGCCGATGCTGTATGATCGCACTTTGCCCGCAGAAGGTAAGTTGCACTTTGCCGACTCGCTTGAAGATGCCGTTGATGAGGCTGCTTTTGTTCAAGAGAGCGTCCCCGAGCGCCTTGATTTGAAACGCGGAATCTACGCTCAGATTGAAGCCGCAAATTCTACCGCACCAATCGGTTCTTCAACCAGTGGCTTCAAGCCGTCCGAATTGCGCGCGGGCATGAGCTTTGGGGGGCGACTGGTCGTCGCTCATCCGTTCAATCCAGTATACCTATTGCCAGTTGTCGAAGTGGTTTCGGGTTCAGAGGCATCGCACGACCATGTCGCCGCAACTACCGAGATTTTAGGCTCAATTGGGATGCACCCAATCGAAATAAAAAAAGAAATCGATGGACATGTGGCGGATCGGCTGTTGGAGGCGGTTTGGCGAGAGGCGCTTTGGTTGATCAACGATGGCATCGCGACGACCGAAGAAATCGATGATGCTATCCGCTTTGGGTTTGGTTTGCGCTGGGCGCAAATGGGGCTGTTTGAAACGTATCGGATTGCGGGTGGTGAAGGCGGGATGGCGCATTTCATAGCTCAATTCGGCCCGGCCCTAAAATGGCCCTGGACCAAGCTAATGGACGTTCCAGAGCTTAGTGAGGCCTTGATTGAGGCAATTAGCGAGCAATCGGACAGCCAATCCGGCCACATGACCATCCGAGAGTTGGAGCGACTGCGGGACTCCAACTTGGTCGCGATGATGCGGGCTTTGAAATTAAGGGGCAGCGCTGCTGGCAAACTGATTGCCGAGCATGAAGTTTCGCTTCCGAAACCGGCGAGCAAAGAACGATCGTTGACCACTGTGCATCGGGTCATTCCGATCGATTGGACCGACTACAATGGCCACATGAATGAAAGCCGCTACGGACAGGTTTTTTCAGACGCCGCAGACGAGACGATGGCTCAGATTGGTGCCGACGCAGACTATATTGCGTCTGGGTTCAGCTATTTTACAGTTGAAACGACTGTTAAATATCTCTTGGAAACCCACGCCGGCGAAATGATCGGGGTCGAGACGTTAATCAAAGAGGGGCAGGGCAAGAAGCTGCGCTTGTCACATCAGATGACACGGCATGACGATGGGGAGGTATTGGCGACCTGTGATCAGTTGTTGCTGCATGTCAGCTTGAATACCCGCAGGACCTGCGACCCGCAGCCCGAAATTCAAGTGAAACTTGCAGAGTTTGTAGCTCGTTACGGTGGGGCGAAGTGA
- a CDS encoding acyl-CoA dehydrogenase, which yields MQFGLTDEQSMIADTVRSFVENEIYPHEVEVEKTGTVPANVAERIRQKTIDLGFYACNFPEEVGGAGLSHLEFALVERELGRGSMALTHFFGRPQNILLACEGDQRERYLLPAVRGEKMDALAMTEPGAGSDVRGMTTSARREGADWILNGTKHFISGAEHADFVIVFVATGEDQTPKGTKKRITTFLVDRGTPGFVIRDGYASVSHRGYKNMILEFDDCRLPQSQVLGEVDGGFKVMNEWLYATRISVAAMSVGRARRCFDMGLAYAAEREQFGQPIGKFQGVSFQLADMITEMDAADLLTLSAAERLDHKLPASREIASAKLYATEMLARVTDATLQIFGGMGLMDDLPIERFWRDARVERIWDGTSEIQRHIIGRELLRPMGPDEKG from the coding sequence ATGCAATTCGGGTTGACCGACGAGCAATCGATGATTGCAGACACTGTCCGCAGTTTTGTCGAGAATGAGATTTACCCTCATGAAGTTGAAGTTGAAAAAACCGGAACTGTGCCAGCCAATGTGGCCGAGAGAATTCGCCAGAAAACGATAGATCTGGGCTTTTATGCCTGCAATTTCCCAGAAGAAGTTGGGGGTGCGGGGCTGTCTCATCTGGAATTCGCCCTGGTCGAGCGAGAACTTGGGCGCGGATCGATGGCGTTGACGCATTTCTTTGGTCGCCCGCAAAATATCCTTTTGGCGTGCGAAGGTGATCAACGCGAAAGATATCTACTGCCGGCTGTGCGTGGCGAAAAGATGGATGCTCTTGCGATGACAGAGCCTGGGGCGGGTTCAGACGTCCGAGGAATGACAACAAGCGCGCGACGAGAAGGTGCAGACTGGATACTGAACGGCACCAAACATTTCATTTCCGGCGCCGAACACGCGGACTTCGTAATTGTGTTTGTGGCGACAGGTGAAGATCAGACACCCAAAGGCACCAAGAAACGCATCACCACTTTTCTGGTGGATCGCGGAACGCCAGGTTTTGTAATTAGGGATGGTTATGCCTCGGTCAGTCACCGTGGTTACAAAAATATGATTCTGGAATTCGATGACTGTCGTTTGCCACAGTCCCAAGTTCTGGGCGAAGTTGATGGCGGATTTAAAGTCATGAATGAGTGGCTGTATGCCACCCGGATTTCGGTTGCGGCTATGTCAGTGGGACGCGCACGTCGATGTTTCGACATGGGCTTGGCCTACGCGGCCGAACGTGAACAGTTCGGCCAGCCAATCGGGAAGTTTCAAGGTGTTAGTTTTCAGCTTGCCGATATGATCACGGAAATGGACGCCGCAGATCTGTTGACACTTTCGGCAGCCGAACGCCTGGATCACAAGCTGCCAGCAAGCCGAGAAATCGCATCGGCCAAGCTTTACGCGACCGAAATGTTGGCACGAGTCACCGATGCAACCCTACAGATATTTGGCGGTATGGGTTTGATGGACGACCTTCCGATTGAGCGGTTCTGGCGAGACGCCCGGGTTGAGCGGATTTGGGATGGCACCAGCGAAATTCAACGCCATATCATCGGTCGAGAATTGTTGAGACCTATGGGGCCTGATGAAAAGGGCTAG
- a CDS encoding CoA-binding protein, with protein MKDLSRLLHPKTIVVFGAAWAENVIRQCQKIGYAGDIWPVHPTRDQIGGKSCFRSVEDLPAPPDAAFIGVNRHATLDILDDLRRVGCGGAVSFAAGFAEAGDDELQHEFLRRAGDMPVLGPNCYGVINCLDGAIIWPDQQGCEKVEEGVAILSQSSNIGITLSMQRRGLPVAYLACIGNAAQTGLSDMADAFLSDPRVTALGIYMEGVGDAISFANVVAKAHALGKGVVVFKAGQTEKGQAAAMTHTASLAGGGKTSSAYLKQIGASEVHSVPQLIETLKILHVNGPLDASTFISVSCSGGEAGFVADAAHNTELKFPPVPDEQSRKLSEVLGPLVAITNPFDYHTFIWGDAERMKDVFKAALDGYEAALYIIDPPRADTCDTSSYEPAFDAMAYAVLKTGKPAFAVSTLPDTIDQTLAMRLMDRGIVPLLGLADALVAISAARRRHVVSGWKPWSVRPHGATFLLDEANAKELLKTLEVATPKSATAATIAELSAEELTPPFALKGLGFAHKTEAGAVRLNVSSLEEEPLMHGANGYLLEEMITDVVGEVLIGVSRDPVYGASLTLGIGGVATELLGDSVTLIAPVTEPEIQEALTRLKLWPTLNGHRGRVKADVGAIADIAMKLQALLENEPDIIDVEINPLMARESGAIAADALIRKETG; from the coding sequence ATGAAAGACCTGTCGCGACTGTTGCATCCCAAGACAATCGTTGTATTCGGCGCTGCCTGGGCCGAGAATGTGATCCGCCAGTGTCAAAAGATCGGCTATGCCGGGGATATCTGGCCGGTTCATCCAACACGAGATCAAATTGGCGGGAAGTCCTGCTTTCGCTCTGTTGAAGACCTGCCAGCGCCGCCTGATGCCGCATTTATTGGAGTAAACAGGCACGCCACACTTGATATCCTTGATGATCTGCGACGCGTTGGTTGTGGTGGCGCTGTGAGTTTCGCCGCGGGATTTGCCGAGGCGGGTGACGACGAGCTACAGCATGAGTTCCTGCGTCGGGCGGGTGATATGCCTGTTCTGGGTCCTAATTGTTATGGGGTTATCAACTGTTTGGATGGCGCGATAATCTGGCCGGACCAGCAGGGATGCGAAAAGGTCGAAGAGGGTGTGGCGATACTCAGCCAATCCTCGAACATCGGCATCACGCTGTCCATGCAGCGTCGCGGGCTACCGGTTGCCTACTTGGCTTGCATAGGGAATGCGGCACAAACTGGTCTTTCAGACATGGCAGACGCTTTTCTGAGCGATCCAAGGGTGACCGCTTTAGGGATCTATATGGAGGGTGTCGGTGACGCGATATCATTTGCCAACGTAGTCGCCAAAGCGCACGCGCTTGGTAAGGGCGTCGTGGTCTTCAAGGCAGGGCAAACCGAAAAAGGTCAGGCCGCAGCCATGACTCACACTGCGTCGCTTGCGGGTGGTGGCAAAACTTCTTCGGCGTATCTGAAGCAAATTGGAGCCAGTGAAGTGCACTCGGTTCCGCAATTAATTGAAACTCTCAAGATACTACATGTGAATGGCCCACTGGATGCCAGCACGTTCATTTCAGTTTCCTGTTCCGGAGGAGAGGCCGGGTTTGTTGCCGATGCTGCCCACAACACAGAATTGAAATTTCCACCAGTTCCCGACGAGCAATCAAGAAAGCTATCTGAAGTCCTTGGCCCCCTTGTCGCGATCACTAATCCTTTTGATTATCATACATTTATTTGGGGCGATGCTGAACGCATGAAGGATGTGTTCAAGGCGGCTTTGGACGGATATGAAGCTGCATTGTATATCATTGACCCGCCGCGCGCGGATACTTGCGACACATCAAGTTATGAGCCAGCTTTTGATGCGATGGCGTATGCAGTTCTGAAGACTGGCAAGCCAGCATTCGCCGTTTCGACATTGCCAGACACGATCGACCAAACGTTGGCAATGCGCCTCATGGATCGCGGAATCGTGCCGTTACTTGGTTTAGCCGACGCACTCGTAGCAATCAGTGCAGCTCGCAGAAGGCATGTTGTTTCGGGCTGGAAGCCTTGGTCTGTAAGGCCGCACGGTGCAACATTTCTATTGGATGAAGCAAACGCAAAAGAGCTCCTAAAAACATTAGAAGTCGCTACGCCGAAATCAGCCACAGCGGCGACCATTGCCGAACTTTCCGCAGAAGAACTGACACCTCCATTTGCCCTGAAAGGACTTGGGTTTGCTCATAAAACCGAAGCCGGGGCGGTCCGATTGAATGTTTCTTCGCTCGAAGAGGAGCCTTTGATGCATGGCGCCAATGGGTATCTATTGGAAGAGATGATCACGGATGTTGTCGGCGAGGTTTTGATTGGCGTCTCCCGCGATCCTGTCTATGGCGCATCCTTAACTCTGGGCATCGGCGGTGTAGCTACAGAATTATTGGGGGATTCAGTAACTTTGATTGCACCCGTGACTGAACCCGAAATTCAAGAGGCGCTTACAAGACTTAAACTTTGGCCGACCTTGAATGGACATCGCGGGCGCGTGAAAGCGGATGTCGGCGCGATTGCCGATATAGCGATGAAGTTACAAGCCTTACTCGAAAACGAGCCCGATATAATTGACGTCGAAATTAACCCTCTAATGGCCCGCGAGTCCGGGGCAATTGCCGCGGACGCACTGATCCGAAAGGAAACTGGATGA
- the caiD gene encoding crotonobetainyl-CoA hydratase, whose protein sequence is MSTDSIRTRRDGAVLEVTLDRPKANAINLATSRIMGEVFRDFRDDPELRVAILRAEGDKFFSAGWDLKAAAGGDAVDDDYGVGGFGGLQELPHLNKPVICAVNGICCGGGFEIALSCDLIVASDTATFALPEIRSGTVADAASIKLPKRIPYHVAMDLLLTGRWMDAEEALRWGLLRQVVKNDELLTSARELAHVIASGPPLVMAAIKEVVRDAEDSKFQDALNRITKRQLSTVDSLYGSEDQLEGAVAFTEKRDPIWKGR, encoded by the coding sequence ATGAGCACAGACTCAATTCGAACTCGCCGCGACGGCGCTGTTCTTGAAGTCACACTGGACCGACCGAAGGCCAATGCGATCAATCTTGCAACGAGCCGTATTATGGGAGAAGTTTTTCGTGATTTCCGCGATGATCCTGAACTTCGCGTCGCAATTTTGCGGGCAGAGGGCGACAAGTTCTTCAGCGCGGGCTGGGATTTAAAAGCAGCGGCCGGTGGCGACGCCGTGGACGATGACTATGGCGTTGGCGGATTTGGGGGCTTGCAAGAATTGCCCCATTTGAACAAGCCCGTCATCTGCGCGGTGAATGGCATTTGTTGTGGGGGTGGCTTTGAGATTGCATTGTCATGCGACCTGATTGTGGCGTCGGATACTGCAACGTTCGCCCTTCCGGAAATTCGTTCCGGAACCGTCGCTGATGCAGCATCAATCAAGCTGCCGAAGCGCATCCCTTATCATGTCGCGATGGACTTGCTGTTAACCGGACGATGGATGGATGCAGAAGAAGCGCTGCGTTGGGGGTTATTGCGGCAAGTCGTCAAAAACGATGAGTTGCTCACTTCGGCCAGAGAATTGGCTCATGTTATTGCATCCGGCCCGCCACTTGTCATGGCCGCCATAAAGGAAGTGGTTCGTGATGCCGAGGATTCGAAATTTCAGGATGCGTTGAACCGGATAACTAAACGTCAACTTAGCACAGTCGACAGCCTTTACGGTTCTGAAGATCAGTTAGAAGGCGCAGTTGCCTTTACCGAAAAACGCGATCCGATTTGGAAGGGGCGCTGA